ATGAGAGGTAAGAAAAATGCTAGGGCCAGAGCACCTACGAAGACGTCCATGATGCGCTTTACGAAACGCTGGGCCGCACTGAGGGGCGCTCGCTGAATTTCGATGGCCAGGACACGCTGACGCGCCGACGACCTGAAATTCGTCAACGAACGAACTTGCGTATCCGGCAACAACCGCACAGCGACGGGTAGGACCTTGATTTGATCGCGGACGAACTCGATGCGGCTGGTATCACCCCAAGGCAACGCGAGCAGGATCTCTCGGCAATTGTGGCGCCGCACAAAATTAGCGACGGAATTGATAATCCGAGTGTCTGACGACAAGCGCCCTGACGGATCGTCATCTTCCTGGCTCAATGTAAAGCGGTTGATCTCACCTGCGCCAAAAAAGGCCAGCAGATCTCGGGACTCCAAGGCCGCAATTTCATTGAAATCGCCGACCATGACAACGTCACGACGTCCGATCGCTCCTTTTGATATCGCCGCAGCCAGCGCAATCTTGGTGAGCTTGCGCACGCCGAGCAGGCCCGCGGCGGCGAGGAAATAAAAGACCACGAAGGCACCGCGGGAATAGTCGACGCTAACCTTGAGAAGGAACGCGACGAATGCCAGCATCAATCCTGTCGTGAACCAGCAGACCAGAATTTCGCGTATCTCGACCCGCGGCTTGGCACTATCTGGAAAGTCGTAGTAGCTGTTTCCGCTCATTCGCAAGATGTAAATAATGCTTGCGAGCAAGCCGATAGCGCAATGCGGCAGGATATCGGGCATCGGATTGCCAACCGACAACTGGTAGGCAATCCCGCCCGCGATGCACGACAACACAATGACGAGTGCATCAGCGATCGGTAGAAAATAAGGAATCGCGTCGCTGGAGAATCCCGCTCGCGGCTCGATTGAGAAATCCTCAAGCTGAACCAATTTATCGCGAATATCAGAGCCCACCGACATAACAAAACCCGCCAATTTGTTTCAGTATTTAATTTTCAGGGGCCGATTAATTAAATTAGCTTAGATTTAATTAGTCCTAATGTAAACTTAAGAAACTTGCAACGCAACGTTAATCTCTTGCACAGGAACTTAAATTACAGAAACTTAAAATTGCAGGAACTTAAATTGGAGCCGTTTGCGCTAACTGGTCAGCGGCGCACGCATTTGCCCTTACCCCACGCGGGAGAAGCGCTGGCTGGAAGTCGAAGGCCAGTAATGGCGCCGGGCACAGGCAGAATTGTCGCATCCGTTCAGGGCTTGTTAACCAAGGTAGGGTGATTTGGATAATTGCGTCGGATAACCGTGGCTTCGAATCGGACTGACACGATGTTTCAGCGTTTCATGCGGGCCAGCGCGCCCGACTTTTTTAAGCGTCGCCAGGCGGACCGAGAATTTAAGGCGCGTTCAGCCGATCGCGACGCTGAAACCGACCGGTCGCGCGTGGGCAGCATCCTTGCGGCAATCGAAAATGCACTCCATGCGGCCGAGCAGGAGCAGTCAGGCCTCAACGAGCGGGTTGAGGACGTCCTGGCGCGCGCCGCGGTGACGCTTGGAAATGGCACCGACGAATATCTGGAACGCGATGCGCGCGACAGTCACCATCAGGACTTGTTTTCGGCCGAGATTTCAAACGGTCAACGTCGCCTCAAGGAACTGGCCACGGCGATCCCGCATTTCAAGTTTTTGAAAACGGCCACGTTGAGCCGGTTTCCTGATTTCAAGCCGCCCGCGCAGAGTGAGTAGTTCTGCGCTCAGCACATTTGCCTCATCACTGGACGTCCCATTTGGCGGAACAGCGCACTGCTAGCCAAGCCCGCTCGTTCGCCCGCGAATAACGCCGGTTTTCGTCTCCCATCGACGGGCCGCGATCGCTTCCGGTAGCCGCGTGGCAATTGCGAATTCATGAGGCTCGAAATGATCGCTTGAAGGACGGATGCGACCTTCCGGCACCGTTCGCTCGCTGCAAAGCGGCGACCACCCCTTCACGAAGATTAGTGAATATGCTCGAGCCATAGCTGCTGACGTACGTCCAGCCAGCATCGTGAATTGGAATTCGCCCGATGGGAATCCCGATCATTCAATCCAAAATGATTCACGCGCTGGAAACCCGCGAGCAAGAGAACATGAGCTTGCCATTCGCAGCCCGTTGATTAATCGGTTCCGGAATTAACCTCCACCCTCAGCATCAAGCTTAACGGGCGAGTTTCATTGCAATGCCATGCGGCCTGGTTATTGATTTTGCACCGGACAATGTCCCCGTTTCGGGCCCCTCGTAGCAGAGCCGTAAGGAAATCATACCCCGCCGACGGCTCTGTTCGACCAGAGGCAACACAACGGTTTTTCAAATGATTTCTGTACGTCGACGACCTACTTCAAAGTCTTCTACGCCGAAACGGCCTGTCGCGCCGGGCGATCTTGCCGAGCGATTCTTTCAGGTGCAGCGACTGCGCAAACAGGTGCATGATCTCGAGCAACTGGCTGCGAGGGACGATCAGCAGGCGTTCGCAGCCATGGAAGACGGGCGCGGAAACGAGCGTACAGAG
This portion of the Bradyrhizobium sp. AZCC 2262 genome encodes:
- a CDS encoding undecaprenyl-phosphate glucose phosphotransferase produces the protein MAGFVMSVGSDIRDKLVQLEDFSIEPRAGFSSDAIPYFLPIADALVIVLSCIAGGIAYQLSVGNPMPDILPHCAIGLLASIIYILRMSGNSYYDFPDSAKPRVEIREILVCWFTTGLMLAFVAFLLKVSVDYSRGAFVVFYFLAAAGLLGVRKLTKIALAAAISKGAIGRRDVVMVGDFNEIAALESRDLLAFFGAGEINRFTLSQEDDDPSGRLSSDTRIINSVANFVRRHNCREILLALPWGDTSRIEFVRDQIKVLPVAVRLLPDTQVRSLTNFRSSARQRVLAIEIQRAPLSAAQRFVKRIMDVFVGALALAFFLPLMVLTAIAIKLDGPGPVIFRQSRKGFNGKEFVIFKFRTMTVQENGPAVVQATRDDARVTPIGRLLRSASIDELPQIVNVLRGEMSLIGPRPHALAHDNYFESILGDYAFRHHVKPGITGWAQCNGARGETPSIEHIAERVKLDLWYINNWSFWLDIQILIKTFFEILRKRNAY